A section of the Sphaerobacter thermophilus DSM 20745 genome encodes:
- a CDS encoding tyrosine-type recombinase/integrase gives MGAVRLSDQAVALVVKRAAEAAGLDPRHYAGHRLLAGLAISAAAVGASERAIMRQTRHTSERMVRRYIRDGSLFRDNAAAVVGL, from the coding sequence GTGGGGGCCGTTCGCCTGTCGGATCAGGCCGTGGCCCTGGTGGTCAAGCGCGCGGCGGAAGCGGCCGGCCTCGATCCCCGGCACTACGCCGGCCACCGCCTGCTGGCCGGCCTGGCCATCAGCGCGGCCGCCGTCGGCGCCTCGGAGCGGGCCATCATGCGCCAGACCAGGCACACCAGCGAGCGCATGGTGCGGCGCTACATCCGCGATGGGAGCCTCTTCCGCGACAATGCCGCGGCCGTTGTGGGGCTGTAG
- a CDS encoding response regulator encodes MARILIVEDDPAIQSFLVETLRAAGHDMLVAGDGQTGVTLAQEAHPDLVLMDLQLPVLDGAAATRLLKSDPATGDIRIIAMSAAATFHLDPALLPADGMLEKPFDLDVLLGAIHGQLVTAGVASP; translated from the coding sequence GTGGCGCGGATCCTGATCGTGGAGGACGACCCGGCCATCCAGTCGTTCCTCGTCGAGACCCTGCGCGCGGCCGGCCATGACATGCTCGTCGCCGGCGATGGTCAGACCGGGGTGACCCTGGCCCAGGAGGCGCACCCCGATCTCGTGCTGATGGACCTGCAGCTCCCTGTGCTCGACGGCGCCGCGGCCACGCGCCTGCTCAAGAGCGACCCGGCGACCGGGGACATCCGCATCATCGCCATGTCGGCCGCCGCGACCTTCCACCTCGACCCGGCCCTGCTGCCCGCGGACGGGATGCTGGAGAAGCCCTTCGACCTCGACGTCTTGCTCGGCGCCATCCACGGCCAGCTCGTCACCGCTGGCGTCGCCTCCCCGTAG
- a CDS encoding PhzF family phenazine biosynthesis protein, producing the protein MSAGATRTYSFVQVDVFTDRQFGGNPLAVFLDGTGLSDAEMQAIAREMNLSETTFVLPPERDDCVARVRIFTPGRELPFAGHPTVGTAYVLATSGRVPAGATEFALEERVGPVPVRLEGDPNAPTFIWMRHPAATFGPPREGRAQLAAALGLDEADLLPDVPVCVGSTGVPFLYIPLRDPATVDRVVVDLPALSAWFGDEELVGTFVFAPNPAAGPNRVYSRMIAAHGIGIAEDPATGSASGPLGAYLVRHGLVASSDEVRIVSEQGTKIGRQSFVHITVRSRPDGGEEIEVGGGTVPVLEGTLRIA; encoded by the coding sequence ATGAGTGCGGGAGCGACGCGCACGTATTCCTTCGTCCAGGTGGATGTCTTCACCGACCGCCAGTTCGGTGGGAACCCGCTGGCCGTCTTTCTGGACGGCACCGGCCTGAGCGATGCCGAGATGCAGGCGATCGCCCGAGAGATGAACCTGTCCGAGACGACCTTCGTCCTACCGCCGGAGCGCGACGACTGCGTCGCGCGCGTGCGGATCTTCACGCCGGGGCGCGAGTTGCCCTTCGCCGGGCACCCGACGGTCGGTACTGCCTACGTCCTGGCTACGTCCGGGCGCGTGCCGGCCGGTGCGACCGAGTTTGCGCTGGAGGAAAGGGTCGGGCCGGTGCCGGTGCGGCTGGAGGGAGATCCGAACGCCCCCACGTTCATCTGGATGCGCCACCCGGCCGCGACCTTCGGCCCACCGCGTGAGGGCCGGGCGCAACTCGCCGCGGCCCTGGGCCTGGACGAGGCGGACCTCTTGCCGGACGTCCCGGTCTGCGTCGGCTCCACCGGTGTGCCGTTCCTCTACATCCCGCTGCGGGACCCGGCGACGGTCGATCGCGTCGTGGTCGATCTTCCGGCCTTGAGCGCCTGGTTTGGCGATGAGGAGCTGGTCGGCACGTTCGTCTTCGCGCCCAACCCGGCGGCGGGTCCCAACCGTGTCTACTCCCGCATGATTGCCGCGCACGGCATCGGCATCGCCGAGGACCCGGCGACCGGCTCCGCGAGCGGACCGCTCGGCGCCTATCTGGTGCGTCACGGACTGGTCGCTTCCTCCGACGAGGTGCGCATTGTCAGCGAGCAGGGGACGAAGATCGGCCGCCAGAGTTTCGTCCACATCACGGTTCGGTCCCGGCCGGACGGCGGAGAGGAGATCGAGGTCGGCGGCGGGACCGTGCCGGTGCTGGAGGGAACGCTGCGGATCGCGTGA
- a CDS encoding nucleotidyltransferase domain-containing protein produces MTRRRAIGEEGSAVPDEQNEARSQAPNLAPEYLERARELARRFAVLEGVVGVALAGGLTLGQADRYSDIDLAVYLRHRTLQTWLLGAAPLPEGESLYHGLRLDLTYRDYAEEMARPWGPAERWQIAAAEILYDPEGLLAELFREKAGAPEIERRRHLLDELRAAEEILDRIVPAWLYRGDAPAAHHVLNLALRHLLSAIYLINDRPVPTDRWLVHLAPDLPWQPERWEERLAQAMTVSEPDNREATRRRHVLTGLLRECWAQVAPANAADLGPTAAEQTRLLREMAAVGRMPLDEFRRRYGERALIQSPAFAVLTIERYGRVPEVVFDHARLDTILAEGLGRFLDRDQRILRHLAAAG; encoded by the coding sequence TTGACGCGGCGGCGGGCGATCGGCGAGGAGGGCAGCGCGGTGCCGGACGAGCAGAACGAAGCGCGATCTCAGGCTCCCAATCTGGCACCGGAGTACCTGGAGCGGGCGCGGGAACTCGCCCGGCGCTTCGCGGTGCTCGAGGGCGTCGTCGGGGTGGCGCTCGCCGGAGGGCTGACCCTGGGGCAGGCCGACCGCTACAGCGACATCGACCTCGCTGTCTACCTTCGCCACCGGACGCTCCAGACCTGGCTGCTCGGGGCCGCCCCGCTGCCGGAGGGAGAGTCGCTCTACCACGGCCTCCGGCTCGACCTGACCTACCGCGACTACGCCGAGGAGATGGCGCGCCCCTGGGGACCGGCCGAGCGCTGGCAGATCGCCGCGGCCGAGATTCTCTACGACCCGGAGGGTCTGCTGGCCGAGCTCTTTCGGGAGAAGGCGGGCGCGCCCGAGATCGAGCGGCGCCGTCACCTGCTCGACGAGCTGCGCGCCGCCGAGGAGATCCTGGACCGGATCGTCCCGGCCTGGCTGTACCGCGGTGACGCGCCGGCCGCGCACCACGTGCTGAACCTCGCGCTGCGCCACCTCCTGAGCGCCATCTACCTCATCAACGACCGCCCGGTCCCGACCGATCGCTGGCTCGTCCATTTGGCGCCAGACCTCCCCTGGCAGCCGGAGCGCTGGGAGGAGCGCCTGGCCCAGGCGATGACGGTGAGCGAGCCGGACAACCGGGAGGCGACCCGGCGTCGGCACGTGTTGACCGGGTTACTGCGGGAGTGCTGGGCGCAGGTCGCCCCCGCGAACGCCGCGGACCTGGGTCCGACGGCCGCCGAGCAGACCCGGCTGCTGCGCGAGATGGCCGCGGTCGGGCGCATGCCGCTCGACGAGTTCCGCCGCCGCTACGGCGAGCGCGCCCTGATCCAGAGCCCGGCCTTCGCCGTGCTGACGATCGAGCGCTACGGGCGCGTGCCCGAGGTCGTCTTCGACCATGCCCGTCTTGACACCATCCTGGCCGAGGGCCTCGGCCGCTTCCTCGACCGCGACCAACGCATCCTCCGCCACCTCGCCGCGGCGGGATAG